From Rhododendron vialii isolate Sample 1 chromosome 10a, ASM3025357v1, the proteins below share one genomic window:
- the LOC131304889 gene encoding uncharacterized protein LOC131304889 isoform X1, whose protein sequence is MPALSSSIVSVRIPRTDSLSGSSLMRVNQSLGSGKLFVSPTGLGKAKPLKYRKALTVQASRDDGGPSSASIFVGGFVLGGVLVGALGCIYAPQISKVLVGEQRKQLMRKLPKFIYDEEKALEKTRKILTAKIEQLNSAIDEVASQIHGDNTPKSTKSKRAPVRIKPEEEVEDTTDYYIV, encoded by the exons ATGCCTGCTCTGTCGAGTTCAATCGTCTCAGTCAGAATCCCACGAACCGACTCACTGTCGG GTTCTTCATTAATGCGAGTGAACCAATCTCTTGGCAGCGGAAAATTGTTTGTCAGTCCAACTGGCCTGGGAAAGGCAAAACCATTGAAGTACAGGAAGGCACTTACGGTGCAAGCAAG TAGGGATGATGGAGGACCAAGTAGTGCAAGTATCTTTGTTGGTGGCTTTGTATTGGGAGGAGTTCTTGTTGGAGCACTGGGTTGTATATATGCACCTCAG ATCAGTAAGGTGCTAGTTGGAGAGCAAAGAAAACAGCTGATGAGAAAGCTGCCAAAATTCATCTATGATGAAGAGAAAGCCTTGGAG AAGACCCGCAAAATACTGACTGCAAAGATTGAGCAGCTTAACTCTGCCATAGATGAAGTTGCCTCACAGATTCATGGCGATAATACCCCAAAATCAACGAAATCAAAGAGAGCCCCAGTAAGAATTAAACCAGAAGAAGAAGTCGAGGATACCACTGACTATTATATTGTGTGA
- the LOC131304889 gene encoding uncharacterized protein LOC131304889 isoform X2, producing the protein MPALSSSIVSVRIPRTDSLSGSSLMRVNQSLGSGKLFVSPTGLGKAKPLKYRKALTVQARDDGGPSSASIFVGGFVLGGVLVGALGCIYAPQISKVLVGEQRKQLMRKLPKFIYDEEKALEKTRKILTAKIEQLNSAIDEVASQIHGDNTPKSTKSKRAPVRIKPEEEVEDTTDYYIV; encoded by the exons ATGCCTGCTCTGTCGAGTTCAATCGTCTCAGTCAGAATCCCACGAACCGACTCACTGTCGG GTTCTTCATTAATGCGAGTGAACCAATCTCTTGGCAGCGGAAAATTGTTTGTCAGTCCAACTGGCCTGGGAAAGGCAAAACCATTGAAGTACAGGAAGGCACTTACGGTGCAAGCAAG GGATGATGGAGGACCAAGTAGTGCAAGTATCTTTGTTGGTGGCTTTGTATTGGGAGGAGTTCTTGTTGGAGCACTGGGTTGTATATATGCACCTCAG ATCAGTAAGGTGCTAGTTGGAGAGCAAAGAAAACAGCTGATGAGAAAGCTGCCAAAATTCATCTATGATGAAGAGAAAGCCTTGGAG AAGACCCGCAAAATACTGACTGCAAAGATTGAGCAGCTTAACTCTGCCATAGATGAAGTTGCCTCACAGATTCATGGCGATAATACCCCAAAATCAACGAAATCAAAGAGAGCCCCAGTAAGAATTAAACCAGAAGAAGAAGTCGAGGATACCACTGACTATTATATTGTGTGA